A section of the Cololabis saira isolate AMF1-May2022 chromosome 6, fColSai1.1, whole genome shotgun sequence genome encodes:
- the ube2al gene encoding ubiquitin conjugating enzyme E2 A, like translates to MSTPARRRLMRDFKRLQEDPPAGVSGAPSENNIMVWNAVIFGPEGTPFEDGTFKLIVEFTEEYPNKPPTVRFVSKMFHPNVYADGSICLDILQNRWSPTYDVSSILTSIQSLLDEPNPNSPANSQAAQLYQENKREYEKRVSAIVEQSWRDS, encoded by the exons ATGTCGACCCCGGCGAGGAGAAGACTTATGAGAGATTTTAAGCG GCTACAGGAGGATCCTCCAGCGGGCGTCAGTGGTGCTCCTTCTGAAAACAACATCATGGTGTGGAATGCAGTCATATTTGG GCCGGAAGGAACTCCTTTTGAGGATG GTACATTTAAACTCATTGTAGAATTCACAGAAGAATATCCCAATAAACCTCCCACAGTACGATTTGTGTCAAAGATGTTCCATCCAAATG TCTATGCGGATGGCAGTATATGTCTCGATATTCTACAGAATCGTTGGAGCCCCACTTATGATGTCTCCTCTATTCTTACATCTATTCAG tctcTGCTTGATGAACCAAACCCCAACAGTCCGGCCAACAGCCAGGCAGCTCAGCTGTACCAGGAGAACAAGCGGGAGTACGAGAAGCGCGTTTCTGCCATCGTAGAACAAAGCTGGAGGGACAGTTGA